From Gottschalkiaceae bacterium SANA:
TTTGATTATTCGAATCCATCCAGTAAGCAAAATTCCAGTCGCTGAAGTTCTAGTGGAAGGAAAGGGAAAAGAAATTTTACAAGTGCATTCCATGTGGTATGGATTTGTTGCAACATTTCCTCGGACGGATATTTATTCGGAGGAGTTATGAATCGTTGAAAGGAAATACTGAAATGTATAGCCGATCAATTGGAGCTGTTCTTATTTATCGGAATACCAGAGAAACTTGCGGTTTAATTTCAAGAAGCAATGGATTGGATGATCGAACTGAGGGAGCGAGGATCGTTGAAAAAGAAAATTGAGGAAATGGCATCGTTCTTTGATGCGCGAGCTGATGGATATGATCAGCATATGCGAGACAATATTCAGGGTTTTGTTAAATATTACCAAGCTTTGGCAAAACCGATTGAGGGAAGAGGCGATGCGTTTCGCATCCTTGATTTAGGTTGTGGAACGGGGCTGGAATTTCCCTATCTATTTGAAGCGGCACCGCAAGCATTGATTACAGGAATGGATATCTCGGAGGAGATGATGCGGGAAGGCTCAAAGACCCATCGAGCCTTTGGAGATCAGATTCAATGGACACGAGGCTCTTATGTGACAGATCCATTGGGGAAATTGGAGTATAAGGTGATTCTCTCTTCCATGACTATGCATCATTTCTTTGTCCATGAGAAGAGAAAGATCTATCAGAAGATTTTCGACGCAGTGAAGATGGGGGGCATATACATCGAAGGTGATTATATGGTTTCATCGGATGAGGAAGTAGCGGCCTTGGCACGTTACTTTGAGCAGACTGAGAATAGTGAAGGGGCGGAAATTGGAAAATTTCATTTGGATATTCCTTTTTCGGTTAAAAGGCAGGTCATGCTTTTAAAAAGCGTTGGTTTCGATCCGGTACGAGTGATTTACAGGACTACAACGAATGCTGTTTTGGTGGCAAGTAAGCTGAAGAAGTGAAAAAAGATACAAAAAAGGAGCTCAGCTGAGCTCCTTTGATTTTTGGTTATACTTCATATAACAGGTTATAATAAAAACGTCAAATTGGCAAGAAAAACTTTGAATTTAAGAGCATAAGCGAGGATCATGATTATGCTCTGGGTGGGAAGAATCAGAACGTGAGGTATGGGAGTTTCTCTTCCCATTCTTTTTTGATAAACTAAGCTTCCAAGAAACGAGAGGAGGATGCGGGATGCAGGCAAATAATCACCCGGATTATAGAAAAGAGAAAAAACAATTGAAGGAGACCACACAGGTGTGGGATCATCGTACCAACCATCTGACTTTAGAGATCGTAGAGAGGGAAGAAAAGCTGAAGACCCTTAGAAGCGGCGGAGGTGGCGGATACAGCAATGAATACGAGATTGCGGCCCACCTGTATGAGATGGCTGTGCGAGAGCGAGGGATGTTGGAGAGATCCAGTGACAAGCCTTACTTTGCGAGAATCGATTTTTTGGATGACGGCAAGCAGAAGACGGAAATATTCTATATCGGTCGTGTTGGGGTGGAAAATCCAAGCGATGGAACGCGGCTGATTCTGGATTGGAGAGCACCTATGGCGAGTCTTTATTATCGAGGTGAATTGGGTGAGGTTATGTTCAAGGCGCCCGAAGGTTTGGTGATGGGTCAGCTTCAGCGAAAGCGGCAGTATGAAATTGAAGAACGGCAGCTGATGA
This genomic window contains:
- a CDS encoding class I SAM-dependent methyltransferase codes for the protein MKKKIEEMASFFDARADGYDQHMRDNIQGFVKYYQALAKPIEGRGDAFRILDLGCGTGLEFPYLFEAAPQALITGMDISEEMMREGSKTHRAFGDQIQWTRGSYVTDPLGKLEYKVILSSMTMHHFFVHEKRKIYQKIFDAVKMGGIYIEGDYMVSSDEEVAALARYFEQTENSEGAEIGKFHLDIPFSVKRQVMLLKSVGFDPVRVIYRTTTNAVLVASKLKK